The following are from one region of the Nocardioides marmotae genome:
- a CDS encoding maleylpyruvate isomerase family mycothiol-dependent enzyme: MPDPRTFPAEPAPRDPLAEATARLIRTVDAMGEDDWRAPSLLPGWSRAHVVAHLTLNAEALTGVLDAAGRDEPAAMYVSPERRDADIDQLAAAGTTELRDRFLASTTTYADAVAGHPEEGWRGTFDRTPGLLPRPLADVPAMRLREVEIHHVDLGLGATPADWPRPFATALVETLTARAPGGRPLRLVATDADLTWDTEPDAPTTPAAATTVRGSIADLAWWLTGRPPLAGTEGPTTDDGDLPRIEEL, encoded by the coding sequence ATGCCGGACCCCCGAACCTTCCCCGCCGAGCCGGCCCCGAGGGACCCGCTCGCCGAGGCCACCGCCCGCCTCATCCGCACCGTGGACGCCATGGGTGAGGACGACTGGCGCGCACCCAGCCTGCTGCCCGGCTGGTCGCGGGCGCACGTCGTCGCGCACCTCACGCTCAACGCCGAGGCCCTCACCGGTGTCCTCGACGCCGCCGGCCGCGACGAGCCGGCGGCGATGTACGTCTCGCCGGAACGACGCGACGCCGACATCGACCAGCTGGCCGCCGCGGGCACCACCGAGCTCCGCGACCGCTTCCTCGCCTCGACCACGACGTACGCCGACGCCGTCGCCGGGCACCCGGAGGAGGGCTGGCGCGGCACGTTCGACCGCACCCCGGGTCTGCTCCCCCGTCCCCTCGCCGACGTGCCGGCGATGCGGCTGCGCGAGGTGGAGATCCACCACGTCGACCTCGGCCTCGGCGCGACGCCGGCCGACTGGCCCCGGCCGTTCGCCACCGCGCTCGTGGAGACGTTGACCGCCCGCGCACCGGGCGGGCGGCCGCTGCGCCTGGTGGCGACCGACGCCGACCTGACGTGGGACACCGAGCCGGATGCCCCGACCACCCCGGCCGCCGCGACGACCGTGCGGGGCAGCATCGCCGACCTGGCGTGGTGGCTGACCGGACGCCCGCCGCTGGCGGGCACCGAGGGACCGACGACCGACGACGGCGACCTGCCGAGGATCGAGGAGCTGTGA
- a CDS encoding MBL fold metallo-hydrolase has product MNDYTGQVRTGGPADVRELAGLRIAKVAVDEKMSNNCYLLTCRATGEQLLVDAADDAGTLLALAGEAGLATVVTTHQHWDHHRALAEVVAATGAAVLAGEPDAAAVTEQTGVEVTRPLRHGDTVAVGDCTLEVIALAGHTPGSVALLYDDPAGHPHLWTGDSLFPGGVGNTFGDSDAFRQLLDEVSTKVFDRLPDDTWFYPGHGNDSTLGAERPHLPEWRERGW; this is encoded by the coding sequence GTGAACGACTACACGGGCCAGGTGCGCACCGGCGGGCCCGCCGACGTACGTGAGCTGGCAGGCCTGCGCATCGCGAAGGTCGCCGTCGACGAGAAGATGTCGAACAACTGCTACCTGCTGACCTGCCGCGCCACCGGCGAGCAGCTGCTGGTCGACGCCGCGGACGACGCGGGGACGCTCCTGGCGCTCGCCGGCGAGGCCGGCCTGGCGACGGTCGTCACGACCCACCAGCACTGGGACCACCACCGGGCGCTCGCCGAGGTCGTGGCCGCCACCGGCGCCGCGGTGCTCGCCGGGGAGCCCGACGCCGCCGCCGTCACCGAGCAGACCGGCGTCGAGGTCACCCGCCCCCTGCGGCACGGCGACACCGTCGCCGTCGGCGACTGCACCCTCGAGGTGATCGCCCTGGCCGGGCACACGCCCGGCTCGGTCGCCCTGCTGTACGACGACCCGGCCGGCCACCCGCACCTGTGGACCGGCGACTCGCTGTTCCCCGGGGGCGTCGGCAACACCTTCGGCGACTCGGACGCCTTCCGGCAGCTGCTGGACGAGGTCTCCACGAAGGTCTTCGACCGGCTCCCCGACGACACCTGGTTCTACCCCGGCCACGGGAACGACTCGACCCTCGGCGCCGAGCGCCCGCACCTGCCGGAGTGGCGCGAGCGGGGCTGGTAG
- a CDS encoding gluconeogenesis factor YvcK family protein, which translates to MSTPAGVPVDPSSTDRAQAVVALGGGHGLHASLSALRRLVDDLTVDELTAVVTVADNGGSSGRLRGEFGVLPPGDLRMALAALCGEDEWGDTWARVLQHRFAGNGEMRGHVVGNLLIVGLWELLGDHVDALDWVGRLLEAKGRVLPMALTPMDITAEVRGLRPGDPDALTTVRGQVEVATTDGVIDSIRLDPADPLACPEAVAAVEAADWVLLGPGSWFTSVIPHLMVPALREALVRTRARVVVNLNLAEQAGETGGFGPADHLAVLAEHAPELVVHTVLADRAGVGDGLEELEHVVAAHGAKLVVDDVAVGDGTPRHDPAKLAAAYERIFAAG; encoded by the coding sequence GTGAGCACTCCGGCGGGCGTCCCGGTCGACCCGTCGTCGACCGACCGCGCCCAGGCCGTCGTGGCGCTCGGCGGCGGGCACGGGCTGCACGCGTCGCTGAGCGCGCTGCGGCGGCTCGTCGACGACCTCACCGTCGACGAGCTGACCGCGGTGGTGACCGTCGCCGACAACGGCGGCTCCTCCGGCCGGCTGCGCGGTGAGTTCGGGGTGCTGCCCCCGGGCGACCTGCGGATGGCGCTGGCGGCCCTGTGCGGCGAGGACGAGTGGGGCGACACCTGGGCGCGGGTGCTGCAGCACCGGTTCGCCGGCAACGGCGAGATGCGCGGCCACGTCGTCGGGAACCTGCTCATCGTCGGCCTCTGGGAGCTGCTCGGCGACCACGTCGACGCGCTCGACTGGGTCGGCCGGCTGCTGGAGGCCAAGGGCCGGGTGCTGCCGATGGCGCTCACCCCGATGGACATCACCGCGGAGGTGCGGGGGCTGCGCCCCGGCGACCCCGACGCGCTGACCACGGTGCGGGGCCAGGTGGAGGTCGCGACCACCGACGGGGTCATCGACTCCATCCGGCTCGACCCGGCCGACCCGCTGGCCTGCCCCGAGGCGGTCGCCGCCGTGGAGGCCGCCGACTGGGTGCTGCTCGGGCCGGGGTCCTGGTTCACCTCGGTCATCCCGCACCTGATGGTCCCGGCCCTGCGCGAGGCACTCGTGCGGACGCGGGCCCGGGTCGTGGTCAACCTCAACCTCGCCGAGCAGGCGGGGGAGACCGGTGGCTTCGGCCCGGCCGACCACCTCGCGGTGCTCGCCGAGCACGCCCCCGAGCTGGTCGTCCACACCGTCCTGGCCGACCGCGCCGGCGTCGGCGACGGCCTCGAGGAGCTCGAGCACGTCGTCGCCGCGCACGGCGCGAAGCTGGTCGTCGACGACGTCGCGGTCGGCGACGGCACGCCGCGGCACGACCCGGCGAAGCTGGCCGCGGCCTACGAGCGGATCTTCGCCGCCGGGTGA
- the uvrA gene encoding excinuclease ABC subunit UvrA — translation MADQLIIRGAREHNLKDVSLDLPRDSLIVFTGLSGSGKSSLAFDTIFAEGQRRYVESLSAYARQFLGQMDKPDVDFIEGLSPAVSIDQKSTSKNPRSTVGTITEVYDYLRLLYARAGRPHCPTCGAPIERQTPQQIVDRVLALEEGRRFQVLAPVIRARKGEYVELFRQLQTQGFSRARVDGETHALDDVPKLDKQKKHTIEVVVDRLAVKESSKRRLTDSVETALNLSGGLVLLDFVDLDAKDPGREMRFSEKMACPNEHPIDVDELEPRSFSFNSPFGACPKCHGIGTRMEVDPELVVPDTSATLGEGAIQPWSQAHVADYFLRLMGALGKELGFDLNTPWRDLTPKAQKSLLDGHSTKVHVVTRNRYGRERAYYAEFEGVRTYVERRHREAESDTSRERFEGFMREVPCPACAGSRLKPVSMAVTLGSKDGGGKNIAEVCAMPINETAEFLRGLELSTRERQIAEQVLKEIQERLRFLLDVGLDYLSLDRPSGSLSGGEAQRIRLATQIGAGLVGVLYVLDEPSIGLHQRDNQRLIETLIRLKDLGNTLIVVEHDEDTIKVADWVVDIGPGAGEHGGQVVHAGTVADLYAHPDSLTGQYLSGRREIPVPAVRRPRTVGRELTVVGAREHNLRDVDVTFPLGLFVAVTGVSGSGKSTLVNDILYTSLAKHLYRARTVPGRHRKITGLEHIDKVIHVDQSPIGRTPRSNPATYTGVFDHVRKLFAQTPEAKMRGYLQGRFSFNVKGGRCEACSGDGTIKIEMNFLPDVYVPCEVCHGARYNRETLEVHYKGKTIAEVLDMPIEEAVDFFAAVPAINRHLKTLVEVGLGYVRLGQPATTLSGGEAQRVKLAAELQKRSAGRTLYVLDEPTTGLHFEDIRKLLLVLGRLVDQGNSVLVIEHNLDVIKTADWIVDMGPEGGSRGGTVVAEGTPEQVAAVPESYTGQYLAPLLEGKEAEQPKGRAPASSAPLSRGEAAAKAKADATAARAAAKKAATAAKKAAAKKPAKKASASKTSA, via the coding sequence GTGGCTGACCAGCTCATCATCCGGGGCGCCCGGGAGCACAACCTCAAGGACGTCTCGCTGGACCTGCCGCGTGACTCCCTGATCGTGTTCACCGGGCTCTCCGGGTCCGGCAAGTCCTCGCTGGCGTTCGACACGATCTTCGCCGAGGGCCAGCGCCGCTACGTCGAGTCGCTCTCGGCGTACGCCCGTCAGTTCCTCGGCCAGATGGACAAGCCCGACGTCGACTTCATCGAGGGCCTCTCGCCGGCCGTCTCGATCGACCAGAAGTCGACCTCGAAGAACCCGCGCTCGACCGTCGGCACCATCACCGAGGTCTACGACTACCTCCGCCTGCTCTACGCGCGGGCCGGGCGGCCGCACTGCCCGACCTGCGGCGCGCCGATCGAGCGGCAGACCCCGCAGCAGATCGTCGACCGCGTGCTCGCCCTCGAGGAGGGGCGCCGGTTCCAGGTGCTCGCGCCGGTGATCCGGGCCCGCAAGGGCGAGTACGTCGAGCTGTTCCGCCAGCTCCAGACGCAGGGCTTCTCCCGCGCCCGTGTCGACGGCGAGACCCATGCCCTCGACGACGTGCCGAAGCTGGACAAGCAGAAGAAGCACACCATCGAGGTGGTCGTCGACCGGCTCGCGGTCAAGGAGTCCTCCAAGCGGCGCCTGACCGACTCGGTGGAGACCGCGCTGAACCTCTCCGGCGGCCTCGTCCTGCTCGACTTCGTCGACCTCGACGCCAAGGACCCCGGCCGCGAGATGCGGTTCAGCGAGAAGATGGCCTGCCCCAACGAGCACCCGATCGACGTCGACGAGCTCGAGCCGCGGTCGTTCTCCTTCAACTCCCCGTTCGGCGCCTGCCCCAAGTGCCACGGCATCGGCACCCGGATGGAGGTCGACCCCGAGCTGGTCGTCCCCGACACCTCCGCGACCCTCGGCGAGGGCGCGATCCAGCCGTGGAGCCAGGCGCACGTCGCCGACTACTTCCTGCGGCTGATGGGGGCGCTCGGCAAGGAGCTCGGCTTCGACCTCAACACCCCGTGGCGTGACCTGACCCCGAAGGCGCAGAAGTCGCTCCTCGACGGGCACTCCACCAAGGTCCACGTCGTCACCCGCAACCGCTACGGCCGCGAGCGCGCCTACTACGCGGAGTTCGAGGGCGTGCGGACCTACGTCGAGCGCCGCCACCGCGAGGCGGAGTCCGACACCAGCCGCGAGCGGTTCGAGGGCTTCATGCGCGAGGTGCCCTGCCCCGCGTGCGCCGGCAGCCGGCTCAAGCCGGTGTCGATGGCGGTCACCCTCGGCTCCAAGGACGGCGGCGGGAAGAACATCGCCGAGGTCTGCGCGATGCCGATCAACGAGACCGCGGAGTTCCTGCGCGGCCTCGAGCTCAGCACCCGCGAGCGGCAGATCGCCGAGCAGGTGCTCAAGGAGATCCAGGAGCGGCTCCGCTTCCTGCTCGACGTCGGCCTCGACTACCTCTCCCTCGACCGGCCCTCGGGCTCGCTGTCGGGCGGCGAGGCGCAGCGGATCCGGCTCGCGACCCAGATCGGCGCCGGCCTGGTCGGCGTCCTCTACGTCCTCGACGAGCCGTCCATCGGGCTGCACCAGCGCGACAACCAGCGGCTGATCGAGACCCTCATCCGGCTCAAGGACCTCGGCAACACCCTCATCGTCGTCGAGCACGACGAGGACACGATCAAGGTCGCCGACTGGGTCGTCGACATCGGCCCGGGCGCCGGCGAGCACGGCGGCCAGGTGGTCCACGCCGGCACGGTCGCGGACCTCTACGCCCACCCCGACTCGCTGACCGGCCAGTACCTCTCCGGTCGCCGCGAGATCCCGGTCCCGGCCGTACGCCGCCCGCGGACCGTGGGCCGCGAGCTCACCGTCGTCGGCGCCCGCGAGCACAACCTGCGCGACGTCGACGTCACCTTCCCGCTCGGGCTGTTCGTCGCGGTCACCGGCGTCTCCGGGTCGGGCAAGTCGACGCTGGTCAACGACATCCTCTACACCTCGCTGGCCAAGCACCTCTACCGCGCCCGCACGGTCCCCGGCCGGCACCGCAAGATCACCGGGCTCGAGCACATCGACAAGGTGATCCACGTTGACCAGTCGCCGATCGGCCGGACCCCCCGGTCCAACCCGGCGACGTACACCGGGGTCTTCGACCACGTCCGCAAGCTGTTCGCGCAGACCCCCGAGGCCAAGATGCGCGGCTACCTGCAGGGGCGGTTCTCCTTCAACGTCAAGGGCGGTCGCTGCGAGGCGTGCTCGGGCGACGGCACGATCAAGATCGAGATGAACTTCCTGCCGGACGTCTACGTCCCGTGCGAGGTCTGCCACGGCGCGCGCTACAACCGCGAGACGCTCGAGGTGCACTACAAGGGCAAGACCATCGCCGAGGTCCTCGACATGCCGATCGAGGAGGCGGTGGACTTCTTCGCCGCCGTCCCCGCGATCAACCGGCACCTGAAGACCCTGGTCGAGGTCGGCCTCGGGTACGTCCGCCTCGGCCAGCCCGCGACCACCCTCTCCGGTGGCGAGGCGCAGCGGGTCAAGCTCGCCGCGGAGCTCCAGAAGCGCTCGGCCGGCCGCACCCTCTACGTGCTCGACGAGCCGACCACGGGCCTGCACTTCGAGGACATCCGCAAGCTGCTGCTCGTGCTGGGGCGGCTCGTGGACCAGGGCAACAGCGTCCTGGTCATCGAGCACAACCTCGACGTGATCAAGACCGCCGACTGGATCGTCGACATGGGCCCCGAGGGCGGCTCCCGAGGCGGCACGGTCGTCGCCGAGGGCACCCCCGAGCAGGTTGCCGCCGTGCCGGAGAGCTACACCGGCCAGTACCTCGCCCCGCTGCTCGAGGGCAAGGAGGCCGAGCAGCCCAAGGGCCGCGCGCCGGCCTCCTCCGCGCCGTTGAGCCGTGGCGAGGCGGCCGCCAAGGCCAAGGCCGACGCCACCGCAGCCCGGGCCGCGGCGAAGAAGGCAGCCACCGCGGCCAAGAAGGCGGCCGCGAAGAAGCCGGCCAAGAAGGCGAGTGCCTCGAAGACCTCCGCCTAG
- a CDS encoding pyridine nucleotide-disulfide oxidoreductase, with product MPVRDTHGHALATSSVAAEAYTRGVGRVLRLQPGAPEAVAEALAHDPTFALAHAALALLGHEQCAEVDVAARLRDARLHAARATERERSHVHAVARHVAGDSAPLVRHLEDWPTDALLLATAVPTIAFAGVSEVPADAWRIVERAAPAYGTDWWATGLLAFVRQEQHRFEEAMELSCRALAIEPSAGHAAHARAHAHYETGDHADGLGWMDSWLAGPGAGNDGRSHFVWHAALHELSMGDLDAVRARYEAQLLPAPALGCRALVDTGSLLHRWALTPGATDVPALDPVVAVVGRRTLEEPATPFVAMHAAVVLLATGDGPGLRRLAERSARHDHPTHREVVAPLARALAQMHAGRCSAAADALAALESCLWRLGGSDAQREVVEETRIAALLRAGRYDEARALLDRRLDRRPAERDRRWRATAVPRPAALA from the coding sequence ATGCCGGTCCGCGACACCCATGGGCACGCGCTCGCCACCTCCTCCGTCGCCGCGGAGGCCTACACCCGTGGCGTGGGCCGGGTGCTGCGCCTCCAGCCGGGTGCCCCCGAGGCGGTCGCCGAGGCGCTCGCCCACGACCCGACCTTCGCGCTCGCGCACGCGGCGCTGGCCCTGCTGGGCCACGAGCAGTGCGCCGAGGTCGACGTCGCCGCGCGTCTGCGCGATGCCCGGTTGCACGCCGCGCGCGCCACCGAGCGCGAGCGCAGCCACGTCCACGCGGTGGCCCGCCACGTCGCCGGCGACAGCGCCCCGCTGGTCCGGCACCTCGAGGACTGGCCGACCGACGCCCTGCTGCTGGCCACCGCCGTGCCGACGATCGCCTTCGCGGGCGTCAGCGAGGTGCCCGCGGATGCCTGGCGGATCGTGGAGCGGGCGGCGCCGGCGTACGGCACGGACTGGTGGGCGACCGGGCTGCTCGCCTTCGTCCGCCAGGAGCAGCACCGCTTCGAGGAGGCGATGGAGCTCTCCTGCCGGGCGCTGGCGATCGAGCCGTCCGCCGGCCACGCCGCCCACGCGCGGGCGCACGCCCACTACGAGACCGGCGACCACGCCGACGGGCTCGGGTGGATGGACTCCTGGCTCGCCGGGCCCGGCGCGGGCAACGACGGCCGCAGCCACTTCGTCTGGCACGCGGCGCTGCACGAGCTGTCGATGGGCGACCTGGACGCGGTGCGCGCCCGCTACGAGGCGCAGCTGCTGCCGGCTCCCGCGCTCGGCTGTCGCGCGCTCGTCGACACCGGGTCGCTGCTCCACCGCTGGGCGCTCACGCCCGGCGCGACCGACGTGCCCGCGCTCGACCCGGTGGTCGCGGTGGTGGGCCGGCGGACCCTGGAGGAGCCGGCGACGCCGTTCGTCGCGATGCACGCCGCCGTGGTGCTGCTCGCCACGGGCGACGGCCCGGGCCTGCGTCGTCTGGCCGAGCGCTCGGCCCGCCACGACCACCCCACGCACCGCGAGGTCGTCGCCCCGCTGGCGCGGGCGCTGGCGCAGATGCACGCCGGCCGGTGCTCGGCCGCCGCCGACGCGCTCGCCGCACTCGAGTCGTGCCTGTGGCGGCTCGGCGGGTCCGACGCCCAGCGCGAGGTCGTCGAGGAGACGCGGATCGCCGCCCTCCTCCGCGCCGGGAGGTACGACGAGGCGCGGGCGCTCCTCGACCGCCGGCTGGACCGGCGGCCGGCCGAGCGCGACCGCCGCTGGCGGGCGACGGCCGTGCCGCGACCCGCGGCCCTCGCCTAG
- a CDS encoding Rieske (2Fe-2S) protein produces the protein MSEKLPLDPLTRRRALTGAAGIGIALPVLAACGGDDEGATATDPASKGSSGSGGAGAGSGDTGGGAEALAATGDIEVGRGAIYPNEEVVVTQPSEGEFKAFSIVCSHQGCAVSEVSEDGIVCPCHNSIFSISDGSPQTGPATAPLQERAISVEDGQITLL, from the coding sequence GTGTCCGAGAAGCTCCCGCTCGACCCGCTGACCCGCCGCCGCGCGCTCACCGGCGCCGCGGGGATCGGCATCGCCCTGCCCGTGCTCGCCGCCTGCGGCGGTGACGACGAGGGTGCGACCGCCACCGACCCGGCGAGCAAGGGGTCCTCGGGCTCAGGCGGAGCCGGTGCCGGGTCCGGCGACACGGGCGGCGGCGCCGAGGCACTGGCGGCCACGGGCGACATCGAGGTCGGCCGCGGTGCGATCTACCCCAACGAGGAGGTCGTGGTCACCCAGCCGAGCGAGGGGGAGTTCAAGGCCTTCTCGATCGTGTGCAGCCACCAGGGCTGCGCGGTCTCGGAGGTCTCCGAGGACGGCATCGTGTGCCCCTGCCACAACAGCATCTTCTCGATCAGCGACGGCTCCCCGCAGACCGGACCGGCCACGGCGCCGCTGCAGGAGCGCGCGATCAGCGTCGAGGACGGCCAGATCACGCTCCTCTAG
- the uvrC gene encoding excinuclease ABC subunit UvrC: MPAAPSPRSARGPLSYRPEPGSIPTQPGVYRFRDSRGRVIYVGKAKNLRSRLSSYFQDIGNLHQRTATMVTTAASVEWTVVNTEVEALQLEYSWIKEYDPRFNVKYRDDKSYPWLAVTVGEEYPRVMVGRGAKRKGTRYFGPYSHAWAIRETVDVLLRVFPMRSCSNGVFKRSAQIGRPCLLGYIDKCAAPCVGNVSAEEHRRIVEDFCDFMGGQTRPFMRRIEKEMYAASDAMDFEKAARLRDDLGAMQRALEKQAVVLGDGADADVIALAEDPLEVAVQIFYVRGGRIRGQRGWVADRVDEGDTPELVSDFLLQLYAGDPESVPREILVPALPPDVEIFEELLSDLRGAKVAIRVPQRGDKKTLQETVARNASQALALHKTKRASDLTTRNRALEEIQQALELDEVPLRIECYDVSNLQGTEVVASMVVFEDGLARKGEYRRFVIRGVDGQNDVASMHEVITRRFRRLLDEQARSELRPGDGTSGPMLVDPDTGRPRKFAYAPGLVVVDGGPPQVAAAQRALDELGIDDVPVCGLAKRLEEVWLPGQEDPVILARSSEGLYLLQRIRDEAHRFAITHHRSRRSKSMVESVLDDVPGLGEVRRKTLMKHFGSLKKLREATVEEIATVPGIGQRTATSIKDAVAASGSGRAAGATMSVNTATGEITEEDA; this comes from the coding sequence GTGCCTGCCGCTCCATCCCCACGCTCCGCCCGCGGGCCGTTGTCCTACCGTCCCGAGCCCGGCTCCATCCCGACCCAGCCCGGCGTCTACCGGTTCCGCGACTCCCGCGGCCGCGTGATCTACGTCGGCAAGGCCAAGAACCTGCGGTCCCGCCTGTCGTCGTACTTCCAGGACATCGGGAACCTCCACCAGCGCACCGCCACCATGGTCACCACCGCCGCGAGCGTGGAGTGGACGGTGGTCAACACCGAGGTCGAGGCGCTCCAGCTGGAGTACTCCTGGATCAAGGAGTACGACCCGCGCTTCAACGTCAAGTACCGCGACGACAAGTCCTACCCGTGGCTGGCGGTGACCGTGGGGGAGGAATACCCCCGCGTGATGGTCGGGCGCGGCGCGAAGCGGAAGGGCACCCGCTACTTCGGCCCCTACAGCCACGCGTGGGCGATCCGCGAGACCGTCGACGTGCTGCTCCGGGTCTTCCCGATGCGCTCGTGCAGCAACGGCGTCTTCAAGCGCTCCGCGCAGATCGGCCGGCCCTGCCTGCTCGGCTACATCGACAAGTGCGCGGCGCCGTGCGTGGGCAACGTCAGCGCCGAGGAGCACCGCCGCATCGTCGAGGACTTCTGCGACTTCATGGGCGGCCAGACCCGCCCGTTCATGCGCCGCATCGAGAAGGAGATGTACGCCGCGTCCGACGCGATGGACTTCGAGAAGGCCGCGCGGCTGCGCGACGACCTCGGGGCGATGCAGCGCGCGCTGGAGAAGCAGGCCGTGGTGCTCGGCGACGGTGCGGACGCCGACGTGATCGCGCTGGCCGAGGACCCGCTCGAGGTGGCGGTGCAGATCTTCTACGTCCGCGGCGGTCGGATCCGCGGCCAGCGCGGCTGGGTCGCCGACCGCGTCGACGAGGGCGACACCCCCGAGCTCGTCTCGGACTTCCTGCTCCAGCTCTACGCCGGCGACCCGGAGTCGGTGCCCCGGGAGATCCTCGTGCCGGCCCTGCCGCCGGACGTGGAGATCTTCGAGGAGCTCCTCTCCGACCTGCGCGGCGCCAAGGTCGCCATCCGGGTGCCGCAGCGCGGCGACAAGAAGACGCTCCAGGAGACCGTGGCGCGCAACGCCTCCCAGGCGCTCGCGCTGCACAAGACCAAGCGCGCCAGCGACCTCACGACCCGCAACCGGGCGCTGGAGGAGATCCAGCAGGCCCTGGAGCTCGACGAGGTCCCGCTGCGCATCGAGTGCTACGACGTCTCCAACCTCCAGGGCACCGAGGTCGTGGCGTCGATGGTGGTCTTCGAGGACGGCCTGGCGCGCAAGGGGGAGTACCGCCGGTTCGTCATCCGCGGCGTCGACGGACAGAACGACGTCGCCTCGATGCACGAGGTGATCACCCGCCGCTTCCGCCGGCTGCTCGACGAGCAGGCCCGCTCCGAGCTGCGTCCCGGCGACGGGACGAGCGGCCCGATGCTGGTCGACCCCGATACCGGCCGGCCGCGGAAGTTCGCCTACGCCCCGGGCCTCGTGGTCGTCGACGGCGGCCCGCCGCAGGTCGCGGCCGCGCAGCGCGCGCTCGACGAGCTCGGCATCGACGACGTACCGGTCTGCGGGCTGGCCAAGCGCCTGGAGGAGGTCTGGCTGCCCGGGCAGGAGGACCCCGTCATCCTGGCCCGGTCCTCCGAGGGCCTCTACCTGCTCCAGCGGATCCGCGACGAGGCGCACCGCTTCGCCATCACCCACCACCGCTCGCGCCGGTCGAAGTCGATGGTCGAGAGCGTCCTCGACGACGTCCCCGGTCTCGGCGAGGTGCGCCGCAAGACCCTGATGAAGCACTTCGGCTCGCTCAAGAAGCTCCGCGAGGCGACCGTCGAGGAGATCGCGACCGTGCCGGGCATCGGCCAGCGGACCGCGACCTCGATCAAGGACGCCGTCGCGGCGTCCGGCTCCGGACGCGCGGCAGGGGCCACCATGAGCGTGAACACCGCGACCGGCGAGATCACCGAGGAGGACGCATGA
- the rapZ gene encoding RNase adapter RapZ: MSEQTPPGELVVVTGMTGAGRSTAAKELEDLGFYVVDNLPPSLLRDVVRLVDESSGPGQPIAVVVDVRSGSFFQTLQANLAQGATGRHATLIFLDANDEVLVRRQEAVRRPHPLQGTGRLLDGLQRERKVLADLRSGADLVIDTSALNVHQLTRAIASSFGKADKVRLSVAVISFGFKYGIPIDADFVADMRFLPNPHWIPELRPHTGRDADVADYVMTRDGAEQFLDGYVPVLAGVAKGYLREGKRFMRVAIGCTGGKHRSVAMTEEITRRMCELGYDARAIHRDLGRE, from the coding sequence ATGAGCGAGCAGACCCCACCGGGTGAGCTGGTCGTCGTGACCGGGATGACCGGCGCGGGCCGGAGCACCGCGGCCAAGGAGCTGGAGGACCTCGGCTTCTACGTCGTCGACAACCTGCCCCCGAGCCTGCTGCGCGACGTGGTCCGGCTGGTCGACGAGAGCTCCGGGCCCGGTCAGCCGATCGCGGTCGTCGTCGACGTGCGCTCCGGGTCGTTCTTCCAGACCCTCCAGGCCAACCTCGCCCAGGGGGCGACCGGGCGGCACGCCACGCTGATCTTCCTCGACGCCAACGACGAGGTGCTGGTCCGCCGGCAGGAGGCCGTCCGGCGGCCGCACCCGCTCCAGGGCACCGGCCGCCTCCTCGACGGCCTGCAGCGCGAGCGGAAGGTGCTCGCCGACCTCCGCAGCGGCGCGGACCTGGTCATCGACACCAGCGCCCTCAACGTCCACCAGCTCACCCGGGCCATCGCCAGCTCCTTCGGCAAGGCCGACAAGGTGCGGCTGAGCGTCGCGGTGATCAGCTTCGGCTTCAAGTACGGCATCCCCATCGACGCCGACTTCGTCGCCGACATGCGCTTCCTGCCCAACCCGCACTGGATCCCCGAGCTGCGGCCCCACACCGGCCGCGACGCCGACGTCGCCGACTACGTGATGACCCGGGACGGCGCCGAGCAGTTCCTCGACGGCTACGTGCCCGTGCTCGCCGGGGTCGCCAAGGGCTACCTGCGCGAGGGCAAGCGCTTCATGCGGGTGGCGATCGGCTGCACCGGCGGCAAGCACCGCAGCGTCGCGATGACCGAGGAGATCACCCGCCGCATGTGCGAGCTGGGGTACGACGCCCGGGCGATCCACCGCGACCTGGGGCGCGAGTGA